Proteins from a genomic interval of Thamnophis elegans isolate rThaEle1 chromosome 2, rThaEle1.pri, whole genome shotgun sequence:
- the LOC116502919 gene encoding olfactory receptor 2G3-like translates to METMWGHNNQSFQGEFILLGVADRPRLEMLLFALLLVCYLMNLLGNTTIIVVSRLDPGLHTPMYFFLSNLSLVDLCFSTSLGPHILVNFWRKIKTISYGACVAELYISLSVGSTECILLMVMAYDRYAAICHPLHYTTTMSHSRCMTMAAVSWVSGFSNSLIQTVMILRLPLCGRNQLDHFFCELPAILKLACVDTSANELSVLVCSILFLLVPVSLITVSYAYIATVVLKMHSAEARKRAFNTCSSHLMVVWLFYGTSIFSYLLPRSSSFRDEVKLTSLFYAFVTTMLNPLIYTLRNKEVHKALQRLLHKK, encoded by the coding sequence ATGGAAACCATGTGGGGACACAACAACCAAAGCTTCCAAGGAGAATTTATCTTGCTGGGAGTGGCTGACCGGCCCCGCTTGGAGATGTTGCTCTTTGCCCTTCTTCTTGTCTGCTACTTGATGAATCTCCTAGGCAACACAACCATCATTGTGGTGTCAAGACTAGATCCAGGGCTCCACACTCCCATGTATTTCTTCCTCAGCAATCTTTCCTTAGTTGACCTCTGTTTCTCCACCAGCCTTGGGCCCCACATTCTGGTGAACTTCTGGAGAAAAATCAAGACCATCTCTTATGGTGCCTGTGTGGCTGAGCTCTACATCTCTCTTAGTGTGGGCTCCACGGAGTGTATTTTGTTGATGGTCATGGCCTATGATCGCTATGCCGCTATCTGTCACCCACTGCACTACACTACCACTATGAGTCACTCTCGGTGTATGACCATGGCTGCTGTCTCCTGGGTTAGCGGCTTCAGCAATTCATTAATTCAAACAGTGATGATTCTTAGGCTTCCACTGTGTGGGCGAAATCAGTTAGatcatttcttttgtgagctccCTGCCATTCTTAAATTGGCTTGTGTTGACACTTCAGCTAATGAGCTTTCGGTACTTGTGTGTAGTATATTGTTTCTCCTAGTACCAGTTAGTCTCATCACAGTCTCATATGCCTATATAGCTACTGTGGTGCTGAAGATGCACTCAGCTGAGGCCAGGAAGAGGGCCTTCAACACTTGTTCCTCCCACTTGATGGTGGTCTGGCTCTTCTATGGCACATCCATCTTCAGTTATCTGCTGCCTCGCTCCTCCTCCTTCCGTGATGAAGTCAAGCTAACTTCCCTTTTCTATGCTTTTGTCACCACCATGCTTAATCCACTGATCTACACTCTGAGAAATAAAGAGGTACACAAAGCTCTCCAAAGACTACTCCATAAGAAATAA